Proteins from a genomic interval of Undibacterium parvum:
- a CDS encoding S46 family peptidase — translation MFKSLVFPFALLLAAGHASADEGQWQPHQLPQLKSELKRVGISIPAEKFADLSKHPMSAMVSLGGCSASFVSDSGLIVTNHHCAYSAVQRNSSPEHNYISAGFLAKTRAAELPAGPSSLVYVTDSLENVTTQVLKGITPAMSGRARHEHVENRIKSLIAECEQDPAYRCSVPSFHRGLEYYRIRQMMIRDVRLVYAPSDKIGNFGGDVDNYEWPRHTGDFAFLRAYVGKDGRPADPSADNVPYKSKDFLVVSAQGLKNGDAILLAGYPGRTSRYKLASEIRYARDTSFPARVTELQADLAVIAAATKGDANAEVRYASVVKGLHNNLKKTQGLLAGFARKDIAIIKDGQDAAFRDWLKQQPKSDASAATLLSELDSVIASDMALSEQEFAWAVASNSDLLKSARSLYRLAQERSKPDAEREAGYQQRDVPFIKARLSRLEQSLVASVDQARYAAALQRYQTLPAASRPLGLDTLLPAKLDTLYQHSQLADTAQRLAWLEKDQATFQQSDDAFIRLAVQLQDTAISLENRRKEVDGNLERVIPQYMQALIAWKKSQGKPVYPDANSTLRVSYGNVAPYTPRDGITKGPFTTVQGIVEKHTGQAPFNAPANLLTAIAQQRYGVFKDAVLGSVPVNFLSSADTTGGNSGSAVLNKNGELIGLNFDSTYESITKDWYFDTQITRAIHLDIRYMLWVMQEVDHADNLLQEMTLKYPGAKLKK, via the coding sequence TTGTTCAAATCCCTCGTTTTCCCCTTCGCCCTGCTACTTGCAGCGGGCCACGCCAGCGCCGATGAAGGCCAGTGGCAGCCGCATCAGTTGCCGCAACTTAAGTCAGAATTAAAACGCGTCGGTATCAGCATCCCCGCCGAAAAATTCGCCGACTTGTCTAAGCATCCTATGAGCGCGATGGTCTCGCTCGGTGGTTGTTCGGCCTCGTTTGTCTCGGACAGTGGCTTGATCGTCACCAATCATCATTGCGCTTACTCGGCGGTGCAACGCAATTCCAGCCCCGAACATAATTACATCAGCGCAGGTTTTCTGGCCAAGACGCGCGCCGCCGAATTGCCGGCTGGCCCTAGCAGCCTGGTGTATGTGACCGATAGTCTGGAAAACGTCACGACCCAGGTGCTGAAGGGCATCACCCCGGCGATGTCGGGACGTGCCCGTCATGAGCATGTAGAGAATCGTATCAAGAGCCTGATTGCCGAATGCGAGCAAGATCCGGCTTATCGTTGCTCGGTGCCTAGTTTTCATCGCGGGCTGGAGTACTACCGCATCCGTCAGATGATGATACGGGACGTACGTCTGGTGTATGCGCCCTCCGACAAGATAGGCAATTTTGGCGGTGATGTGGATAATTACGAATGGCCGCGCCACACCGGCGACTTCGCCTTCCTGCGCGCCTATGTCGGCAAAGATGGCCGTCCGGCTGATCCTTCTGCCGACAACGTACCGTATAAGTCGAAAGATTTTCTGGTGGTTTCAGCTCAGGGTCTGAAAAACGGCGATGCGATCTTGCTGGCCGGCTACCCTGGCCGCACCAGTCGCTACAAGCTAGCGAGCGAGATCCGCTATGCGCGCGACACCAGCTTCCCGGCACGGGTGACCGAATTGCAGGCCGATCTGGCAGTGATCGCGGCCGCCACCAAGGGCGATGCGAATGCCGAAGTGCGCTATGCCAGCGTGGTCAAGGGCCTGCACAACAATCTGAAAAAAACTCAGGGTCTGCTGGCCGGCTTTGCGCGCAAGGATATTGCCATCATCAAGGATGGGCAAGATGCCGCGTTTCGCGACTGGCTCAAGCAACAGCCTAAGTCAGATGCGTCGGCGGCCACTTTACTCAGCGAACTCGATAGCGTGATCGCCAGCGACATGGCGTTGAGCGAACAGGAATTTGCCTGGGCAGTGGCCAGCAATAGCGATTTACTCAAGAGCGCGCGCAGCCTGTACCGCTTGGCACAAGAGCGCAGCAAACCAGATGCCGAACGCGAAGCAGGCTATCAACAACGCGATGTCCCCTTCATCAAGGCACGCCTGAGCCGCCTTGAGCAATCTTTGGTGGCCAGTGTCGATCAGGCACGCTATGCCGCTGCTTTGCAACGCTACCAAACCTTGCCCGCCGCCAGCCGCCCGCTCGGTCTGGATACTTTATTGCCCGCCAAGCTAGACACACTGTATCAACACAGCCAATTGGCCGATACCGCCCAACGCCTGGCCTGGCTGGAAAAAGATCAGGCCACCTTCCAGCAATCGGATGACGCCTTCATCCGGCTGGCGGTGCAATTACAAGACACCGCAATCAGCCTGGAAAACCGCCGCAAGGAAGTCGATGGCAATCTGGAGCGAGTGATCCCGCAATACATGCAAGCACTGATCGCCTGGAAAAAATCGCAAGGCAAACCGGTCTATCCGGATGCCAACTCGACCTTGCGCGTCAGCTACGGCAATGTCGCGCCCTACACACCACGCGATGGCATAACCAAAGGGCCGTTCACCACCGTGCAAGGCATAGTCGAAAAACACACAGGGCAAGCGCCTTTCAATGCGCCTGCCAATTTGCTGACCGCCATAGCGCAACAGCGTTACGGCGTGTTTAAGGATGCGGTACTGGGTAGCGTGCCAGTGAATTTCTTGTCCAGCGCCGACACCACCGGCGGCAATTCTGGCTCGGCGGTGCTGAATAAGAATGGCGAACTGATAGGCCTCAATTTTGATTCGACTTACGAATCGATCACCAAAGATTGGTACTTCGATACCCAGATCACGCGCGCCATCCACCTCGATATCCGTTACATGTTGTGGGTAATGCAGGAAGTCGATCATGCCGACAATCTGCTCCAAGAAATGACGCTGAAGTATCCGGGCGCCAAGCTCAAGAAATAA
- a CDS encoding HD-GYP domain-containing protein, with amino-acid sequence MTDTQTQFIEVTRLRIGMFVYLDMGWMDHPFPVNNFLIRSQEQINIIRSLGLERVRYSPEKSNPENPAPANTTLAAAGQSASPLPAARSESPKAEEARLRREMLASQHTSLLACERQFGLATQTFKQVTEFVHSQPVFAKEQTQVLIQGFLAGVLGEEEAAIRLLSEKAGEKTSLHSINVTVVSLLLGKALQLSKPQMLDLGMGALLHDIGKMELPDRLRWQDEQYSHAEKQLYQNHVLYGLNMGRKMELNPSTLLLIAQHHELADGSGYPSAIKGEKISPLSSIVALANRYDNLCNPGNPAMAVTPHEALSQVFTQFKAQFNTPTMTAFIRMMGVYPPGSVVQLTDERYALVVAMNSARPIKPKVVIHNPEIAREDALVINLEQEANLGIRRSLKPLQLPKAAYDYLSPRKRLCYFFERGIELPVSGAVS; translated from the coding sequence ATGACCGATACCCAGACACAATTTATCGAAGTGACACGGCTGCGTATCGGCATGTTCGTGTATCTCGATATGGGCTGGATGGATCATCCTTTTCCAGTCAATAATTTTCTAATACGCAGCCAGGAACAGATCAACATCATTCGTTCTTTAGGCCTAGAGCGGGTGCGCTACTCGCCCGAAAAAAGTAATCCTGAAAATCCGGCACCTGCCAATACCACGCTTGCTGCGGCTGGGCAGAGTGCCAGCCCGTTACCGGCAGCGCGTAGTGAATCCCCGAAAGCGGAAGAAGCACGCCTCAGGCGTGAGATGCTGGCAAGCCAACATACCAGCTTGCTCGCCTGCGAGCGCCAATTTGGCCTTGCCACCCAAACCTTCAAACAAGTCACAGAATTCGTCCATAGCCAACCTGTTTTTGCCAAGGAACAAACCCAGGTCTTGATACAAGGTTTTCTGGCGGGAGTATTAGGCGAAGAAGAAGCCGCGATACGCTTACTATCTGAAAAAGCCGGTGAAAAAACCTCGCTACATTCTATTAATGTGACGGTGGTGTCGCTGCTACTGGGTAAAGCGCTGCAATTGAGCAAACCGCAAATGCTGGACTTGGGCATGGGCGCCTTGTTACACGACATAGGAAAAATGGAGTTACCAGATAGGCTGCGCTGGCAAGACGAGCAATATAGCCACGCAGAAAAACAGTTGTATCAAAATCATGTACTGTATGGCCTGAATATGGGCCGCAAGATGGAGCTCAATCCCAGCACCCTGCTATTGATCGCGCAACATCATGAGCTGGCCGATGGCAGTGGTTACCCGAGTGCGATTAAGGGCGAAAAAATCTCGCCACTGAGCAGTATCGTGGCACTGGCGAATCGTTACGATAATCTATGCAACCCTGGCAATCCGGCCATGGCGGTGACACCGCATGAAGCCTTGTCACAAGTATTTACCCAATTCAAGGCGCAATTTAATACCCCAACCATGACCGCCTTTATCCGCATGATGGGGGTGTATCCGCCAGGCTCGGTAGTGCAATTGACAGATGAGCGCTATGCGCTGGTGGTGGCGATGAATTCGGCCAGACCGATCAAGCCCAAAGTGGTGATCCACAACCCCGAGATCGCGCGCGAAGATGCGCTGGTGATCAACCTGGAACAAGAAGCAAATCTCGGAATCCGGCGCAGTTTAAAACCGCTGCAATTGCCGAAGGCCGCTTACGATTATTTATCTCCACGCAAACGCCTGTGCTACTTTTTTGAGCGCGGCATAGAACTGCCAGTGAGCGGAGCGGTTTCATGA
- a CDS encoding sensor domain-containing protein: MKSPHWSALIEGMLEAVLLVDPLQLRIVAANRSAHDLLKLSDQALLNKPVVELAAAPEDIFFWEDVAAGLSDNIFSETLLQRADGSIIQVERRVTLVRIDLNTSLFVLAIRDHSAQRQVENELEKLIAELRATLESTADGILVTDLDGAIRSYNHLFAELLSLPEELLTQRDDPAIYAWMDRCMVDASHYAERLGTIRRSPLLEATDVLILRSGKILERVTLPQYARGRPIGRVYSYRDITLRLANEARLQLASKVFESSTDAIFITDAEQKIVTTNPSFERLTSYTEREMLGLTPRDFFSETSNSEQVQLMLERLEAQGYCEAELWNRRKNGHAYLCMISLVRVQDENGKTMHYIGFFKDRTESHTANKKIEELAFSDVLTGLPNRLLLSERIKQSINYASNQGSSFAVLFLDLDHFKQINDSMGHHFGDKVLIEVTERLKKCVRQVDTAARLGGDEFVLLLHQADASGAEICARRVLEELKAPFTIDGMHFTVTSSIGVALYPDDGESMDELIKNADSAMYHVKERGRSDFRFYQRQMNIGLLSRMKIDHAMRQALEHNQFRLHYQPLVNLDNDRLFGVEALLRWNDKDLGEVSPARFIPIAEETGVIVAIGNWVMHSAIAQAALWHQQGHKLSISVNVSALQFQQSDFVENIAQALHEAALPPDRIELELTESILIRDVEETLKRLQALAELGVKMSIDDFGTGYSSLSYLKRFPISKLKIDRSFIMNLPGDESDIAIVTAIISLAHALKLRVIAEGVENAEQRDFLASLNCDELQGFLYSPALSASEFEQAYLPLAAKAVRRV; the protein is encoded by the coding sequence ATGAAGTCGCCCCACTGGTCGGCCCTGATCGAAGGCATGCTGGAAGCGGTGCTGCTGGTCGATCCCTTGCAGCTAAGGATAGTGGCGGCAAATCGTTCAGCACATGACTTACTCAAGCTCAGCGACCAAGCTTTGCTGAATAAACCGGTAGTGGAACTGGCAGCCGCGCCCGAAGATATTTTCTTTTGGGAAGATGTGGCAGCGGGCTTATCAGATAACATCTTTTCAGAAACCCTTTTGCAACGTGCCGACGGCAGCATTATCCAAGTCGAAAGGCGCGTGACGCTGGTCAGGATAGATCTCAATACCAGCTTGTTTGTGCTGGCAATACGCGATCACAGCGCACAGCGTCAAGTTGAGAATGAACTAGAAAAACTGATTGCAGAATTGCGCGCCACCCTGGAATCGACCGCTGACGGTATTTTGGTGACCGATCTGGACGGCGCTATCCGCAGCTATAACCATCTCTTTGCCGAGTTATTAAGCCTCCCCGAAGAATTACTCACGCAACGTGACGATCCGGCGATCTACGCCTGGATGGACCGTTGCATGGTGGACGCAAGTCACTACGCTGAACGTCTGGGCACGATACGCCGCTCGCCGCTGTTGGAAGCGACCGATGTTTTAATACTGCGCTCAGGCAAAATATTGGAGCGCGTCACTTTACCGCAATATGCGCGCGGTCGACCGATAGGCCGGGTTTATTCGTATCGAGACATTACGCTCAGACTGGCCAATGAGGCGCGCCTGCAATTGGCATCTAAGGTATTCGAATCGAGTACCGACGCCATCTTCATCACCGATGCCGAGCAAAAGATCGTCACCACCAATCCTAGTTTTGAGCGTTTAACCAGTTATACCGAGCGCGAAATGCTGGGCCTGACCCCGCGCGATTTTTTCTCAGAAACCAGTAATTCCGAGCAAGTACAGCTGATGCTAGAGCGACTCGAGGCGCAGGGCTATTGTGAAGCCGAATTATGGAATCGACGCAAGAATGGGCATGCCTATCTGTGCATGATTTCTCTGGTGCGGGTGCAAGATGAAAATGGCAAAACCATGCATTACATCGGTTTTTTCAAGGACAGAACCGAGAGCCACACTGCGAATAAAAAAATTGAAGAATTGGCGTTTTCTGATGTCTTGACCGGTTTGCCGAATCGCTTGTTGCTGAGCGAAAGAATTAAACAATCGATTAATTACGCCAGCAATCAGGGCAGTAGTTTTGCGGTCTTATTTTTGGACCTGGATCACTTCAAGCAAATCAATGATTCTATGGGTCACCACTTTGGTGACAAAGTCTTGATCGAGGTAACCGAAAGACTGAAAAAATGTGTACGCCAGGTCGATACTGCGGCCCGTCTAGGCGGTGATGAATTTGTCTTGCTGCTGCATCAGGCGGATGCCAGCGGCGCTGAAATCTGTGCGCGCCGCGTTCTGGAAGAATTGAAAGCGCCCTTCACGATCGATGGCATGCATTTCACCGTTACCAGCAGCATCGGCGTCGCGCTGTATCCCGACGATGGCGAGAGCATGGACGAGCTGATAAAAAATGCCGATAGCGCGATGTACCATGTCAAGGAAAGAGGCCGTTCTGACTTCCGTTTTTACCAGCGCCAGATGAATATAGGTTTGTTGTCGCGCATGAAGATCGATCACGCGATGCGCCAGGCCTTGGAGCATAATCAGTTTCGCCTGCACTACCAACCCTTAGTCAATCTCGATAACGACCGCTTGTTTGGGGTAGAAGCACTACTGCGCTGGAACGATAAGGATTTGGGAGAAGTCAGTCCGGCGCGTTTCATCCCTATCGCCGAAGAGACCGGCGTCATTGTGGCGATAGGCAATTGGGTCATGCATAGCGCCATCGCCCAGGCAGCGCTATGGCATCAGCAAGGCCATAAGCTGAGTATTTCAGTCAATGTCTCGGCGCTGCAATTTCAACAATCTGACTTTGTCGAAAACATTGCGCAGGCTTTACATGAAGCCGCATTACCGCCCGATCGTATCGAATTGGAGCTGACCGAATCTATCTTAATACGCGATGTAGAAGAAACCCTGAAACGCCTGCAAGCGCTGGCCGAGTTGGGGGTTAAAATGTCTATCGACGATTTTGGTACTGGCTATTCTAGCCTCAGTTATCTGAAGCGCTTTCCGATTAGTAAGCTCAAAATCGATCGCTCTTTCATCATGAATCTGCCTGGCGACGAAAGCGATATCGCCATCGTGACCGCCATCATCAGTCTGGCACACGCCTTAAAATTACGCGTGATCGCGGAGGGCGTAGAAAATGCTGAGCAAAGAGACTTTTTGGCATCCCTCAATTGCGATGAGCTGCAAGGTTTTCTGTATTCGCCCGCCTTATCCGCCAGCGAATTTGAACAAGCCTACTTACCCCTTGCGGCGAAAGCCGTGCGCCGCGTGTAA
- a CDS encoding LytR/AlgR family response regulator transcription factor, whose product MSTAIIADDEDLPRTELRRMLQQHWPELKINAECEHGLDALEAIHTQQPDIAFLDIRMPGMSGLDVAHAVKGRCQVLFTTAYDSHALDAFAAGAIDYLLKPIVAERLIEAIARLKERVANKHSQPQSSQLATGDPRLELNKMMQELDKRLRHTTPERIRWISASVGDTIKMFPVDKILFFSSDEKYTRVVSSDDEAHVRKPLKELIEGLDPEVFWQIHRGVVVRADAIARAQRDEMGRVTVELRGSTEILKVSLAYAWRFKPM is encoded by the coding sequence ATGAGCACAGCCATCATCGCCGATGACGAGGATTTGCCGCGTACCGAACTGCGGCGCATGCTGCAACAGCATTGGCCAGAATTAAAGATCAACGCCGAGTGTGAGCATGGCCTGGATGCTTTGGAGGCCATCCACACGCAGCAGCCAGACATTGCCTTCTTAGATATTCGTATGCCGGGCATGTCCGGTTTGGATGTCGCGCATGCTGTAAAGGGCCGTTGTCAGGTGCTGTTTACTACGGCTTACGATAGCCATGCGCTTGATGCGTTCGCCGCTGGTGCCATCGATTATTTGCTCAAACCTATCGTTGCGGAGCGCCTCATCGAAGCGATCGCGCGTTTGAAAGAGCGAGTCGCCAACAAACATAGTCAGCCGCAATCGTCCCAGCTAGCTACTGGCGACCCGCGCCTAGAGTTGAATAAAATGATGCAAGAGTTAGACAAGCGCTTGCGGCATACAACACCGGAAAGAATACGCTGGATCAGTGCCAGCGTCGGCGATACGATTAAGATGTTTCCGGTGGATAAAATTCTGTTTTTCAGCTCCGATGAAAAATACACACGCGTCGTGAGTAGTGATGATGAGGCGCATGTACGCAAGCCACTGAAAGAATTGATCGAGGGCCTGGATCCCGAGGTATTTTGGCAAATCCATAGGGGTGTGGTGGTCAGAGCCGATGCGATTGCGCGTGCCCAGCGTGACGAAATGGGTAGAGTCACGGTAGAGTTGCGCGGCAGCACGGAAATACTCAAGGTCAGCCTGGCCTATGCCTGGCGCTTCAAACCTATGTGA
- a CDS encoding DUF1631 family protein: MDPKKLLATARTEFLIAVSEATQKTVPRCLEDLFKRADASYSSAEQGRLLNTRSILQEQANSLKQQMSKTMEVLLTRSFQTTYNTYRPSAAFALDATSLSLVDATAFEDELRIDDVTKRFRSEAEEQLRDLNIRIALLFEQDVIKERENPFRPYLLARCISTTVENFGLSTDISTCLIEQFTENFAAHIAPIYNAVNSHLAKHGIAAQLQLKIKKSPTQSAASQASTEHGHESDELEQDFRNSQQHGFENSRPGFGSDYQNQQSQQQHAQPQSQYQNMAQSDYPNDGGRSRVDQLLDNVRGKTSGMMPAHAMSQEHGSAVPSRSAKQSGWLGSGQAMGGVLRKFFGSDRNNSEVSSGSAHSPVGSFSQAGASTHQTSGDAQFSGSTGNASTYSEPMRNTGNEVFGEARASNNESAAAGGLSYGGGQLASTVHGMQRAHTPVTAEMYDSQGDVRNLILEQRAALNEMTKNVDELMTIDIVAMLFEFILRDNQVPAEVRAQLGRLQFMVLKIALRDTTLLTQKGHPARMLVNRIGSISLGLKQLDPSGVQITEEICRIVETLLHDESENPQLFSKMLDEFDAFIARELRAGDKNVERTVEAVEQVQNRTLRFAHTTAQMSEALSGLTIDAYLQEFLQSVWVLAVEMADRQDEKRARRYRLLVPDLLWSIVPKLKEDDRTQLFALLPIILNTLREGLASIAWDATRQKDLMNWLVDAHTSALRASHSATLVHIPSLPSIHEHFEIFVNTPEASPNSEFTSSIVLDSRKFLEEAIKELDIKVQMLDQVFDRELPSESAEDASAAESDSDSDSLDSIEARLRSGVAMEINLGGKPSMGQLKWVDPSVSNLVLSLDGQDQPSVVSVRMFRRMIAHGRVRFIESEPLFERAVQSLLKSADNIDQTALA; encoded by the coding sequence ATGGATCCGAAAAAATTGTTAGCAACCGCCCGTACAGAATTTCTCATCGCTGTTTCTGAGGCGACGCAAAAGACTGTTCCGCGTTGTCTTGAAGATTTATTCAAGAGGGCCGATGCGAGTTACTCGTCTGCTGAGCAAGGTCGCTTGTTGAATACGCGCTCTATCCTGCAAGAACAAGCAAATTCATTGAAGCAGCAAATGAGCAAGACTATGGAAGTTTTGCTAACGCGAAGTTTTCAAACAACTTATAACACCTATCGACCTAGCGCTGCTTTCGCCCTCGATGCAACCAGTCTTTCACTGGTTGATGCCACTGCGTTCGAAGACGAACTCCGGATTGACGATGTCACCAAACGTTTTAGAAGTGAAGCCGAAGAGCAATTGCGGGATTTAAATATTCGCATAGCATTATTGTTTGAGCAAGACGTTATCAAAGAGCGGGAAAATCCATTTCGCCCCTATCTATTAGCGCGCTGTATTTCCACCACGGTAGAAAATTTTGGACTTAGTACTGATATCAGCACTTGTCTGATCGAACAATTCACAGAGAATTTCGCCGCGCATATTGCGCCAATTTACAATGCGGTTAACTCCCATTTGGCGAAGCACGGCATCGCAGCCCAATTACAGCTAAAAATAAAGAAATCGCCGACGCAATCTGCTGCAAGCCAAGCAAGCACCGAACATGGACACGAATCCGACGAATTAGAGCAAGATTTTCGTAATAGCCAGCAGCATGGGTTCGAGAACAGTCGACCAGGTTTTGGATCTGACTATCAAAATCAACAGTCACAACAGCAACATGCACAACCACAAAGTCAATATCAGAATATGGCCCAAAGCGACTACCCAAATGATGGCGGTAGAAGCAGAGTTGATCAACTATTAGACAACGTGCGAGGTAAAACCTCGGGCATGATGCCGGCGCACGCGATGTCGCAAGAGCACGGATCTGCAGTCCCATCAAGGTCGGCCAAACAATCTGGATGGTTAGGTAGTGGGCAAGCGATGGGCGGCGTGCTGAGAAAGTTTTTTGGCAGCGATAGAAATAATTCAGAAGTTTCTTCAGGCTCTGCTCATAGCCCTGTGGGATCCTTTTCGCAAGCTGGAGCCAGTACTCATCAAACATCGGGAGATGCGCAATTTTCAGGCAGCACCGGTAACGCATCTACATATTCAGAGCCTATGAGAAATACAGGTAATGAAGTTTTTGGTGAGGCGAGAGCTAGCAATAATGAAAGTGCTGCTGCGGGCGGATTATCCTATGGTGGCGGGCAACTTGCGAGTACCGTACATGGAATGCAAAGGGCGCATACGCCAGTTACTGCCGAGATGTACGATAGTCAGGGAGATGTTCGTAATCTGATTCTCGAGCAAAGAGCTGCCCTGAATGAAATGACGAAAAATGTCGATGAATTGATGACCATCGATATTGTTGCAATGCTGTTTGAGTTTATTTTGCGTGACAATCAGGTGCCGGCTGAAGTGCGAGCCCAGTTGGGACGCTTGCAATTTATGGTATTAAAAATTGCATTGCGTGATACTACTTTGCTGACGCAAAAAGGACATCCAGCGCGTATGTTGGTCAATCGCATAGGCTCAATTTCTTTGGGGTTGAAGCAATTAGATCCGAGCGGAGTCCAGATAACAGAAGAAATTTGCCGCATTGTTGAAACTTTGCTGCACGACGAAAGTGAGAATCCTCAACTATTCTCAAAAATGCTCGATGAATTCGATGCGTTTATTGCGAGGGAATTGCGTGCTGGCGATAAAAATGTTGAGCGTACCGTCGAAGCCGTCGAGCAAGTCCAGAACCGCACTTTAAGGTTTGCGCACACGACCGCTCAAATGAGCGAAGCGCTCTCAGGATTAACTATTGACGCGTATTTGCAGGAATTTTTGCAAAGTGTTTGGGTGCTTGCCGTTGAGATGGCTGATCGCCAAGACGAAAAACGCGCACGCCGATATCGTCTATTAGTACCGGATTTGCTTTGGAGCATAGTGCCAAAACTCAAGGAAGATGATCGCACTCAACTATTTGCCTTGTTGCCGATCATCTTAAATACTTTAAGAGAAGGTCTTGCTTCGATCGCATGGGACGCTACGCGCCAAAAAGATCTGATGAATTGGTTGGTAGATGCTCATACTAGCGCCTTACGTGCTAGCCACTCGGCAACCTTGGTTCATATTCCTTCGCTACCATCCATTCATGAGCATTTTGAAATATTCGTAAATACCCCGGAAGCCAGTCCGAATTCTGAATTTACTTCCAGCATAGTGTTGGATTCACGTAAATTTCTAGAGGAAGCGATTAAGGAGCTGGATATCAAGGTGCAAATGCTAGATCAAGTATTTGATCGAGAACTTCCAAGCGAAAGTGCTGAAGATGCCTCAGCCGCAGAATCAGATTCGGATTCGGATAGCTTGGATAGTATTGAAGCGCGGCTTCGTAGTGGCGTCGCAATGGAAATTAACTTGGGTGGCAAACCTAGCATGGGGCAACTCAAATGGGTTGATCCCAGTGTTAGTAATCTAGTTCTTAGTCTCGATGGACAAGATCAGCCATCGGTGGTGAGTGTCCGCATGTTTCGTCGTATGATTGCACACGGGCGCGTCAGGTTTATAGAAAGCGAACCCCTATTTGAGCGCGCAGTTCAATCACTTCTTAAGTCAGCTGACAACATAGACCAAACGGCTTTAGCATAA
- a CDS encoding sensor histidine kinase produces the protein MTEQALPSEVTLQSETWLTRYRNFAVFSRAWYRHRSYAWSGMAWIAFFLMLAIFYLARWDMRAFLAFSIPILFGVQVLALLGSGMATWLRQKNYPEQKEALLLSLAVLLGAVFSYMIFEGSRYTASYLAYGDGSLEIKLSDLKHPSAQFSPQLKAAESVIENSKDAVDTKSLATFKRAVDAVATLVVLLHLGSGFDLWIFFRQRKKLMLSLQKEELKRAQDARREAELRLSVLAAQVEPHFLFNTLAGVRSAILTEPLRATMMVDHLVDFLRASIPQMRGDGTASQGRLAQQLDAARAYLGLMQARIPRLTFSISSEIEDAALPPLLLISLVENAVKHGVEPKIGPVHIQISARRLLQNEEALLEVQVSDNGGGFSGSVSGGGIGLVNIRERLASTYGASASLSLKSLAQGGVAAIIVLPFTS, from the coding sequence ATGACAGAACAAGCTCTTCCCTCAGAAGTCACACTACAAAGCGAAACCTGGCTGACCCGATATCGCAATTTCGCGGTCTTTTCGCGCGCCTGGTATCGACATCGCAGCTATGCTTGGTCGGGCATGGCGTGGATAGCATTTTTTTTGATGCTCGCTATTTTTTACTTGGCGCGATGGGATATGCGGGCCTTCCTGGCTTTTTCAATACCAATTTTATTTGGCGTTCAAGTCTTGGCATTGCTAGGCTCTGGTATGGCAACATGGCTGCGTCAGAAAAATTATCCAGAGCAAAAAGAAGCGCTGCTACTTAGTCTGGCTGTTTTGCTAGGTGCCGTATTCAGTTATATGATTTTTGAGGGCAGTCGTTACACAGCTAGTTATCTGGCCTACGGTGACGGCAGCTTGGAGATTAAATTGAGTGACCTCAAGCATCCTAGCGCGCAATTCTCTCCTCAACTCAAAGCTGCCGAGTCAGTCATTGAAAATTCTAAGGATGCCGTCGATACCAAATCTCTTGCTACGTTTAAGCGGGCGGTTGATGCTGTCGCGACGCTAGTTGTATTGCTACACCTGGGAAGTGGCTTTGATCTTTGGATTTTTTTCAGGCAACGTAAAAAGCTGATGCTCTCTTTGCAGAAGGAGGAGCTCAAGCGCGCGCAAGATGCCCGACGTGAGGCTGAACTCAGATTATCGGTGTTGGCAGCGCAGGTAGAACCGCATTTCTTGTTCAATACCTTGGCGGGGGTCAGATCAGCGATTTTGACTGAGCCTTTGCGCGCCACAATGATGGTCGATCATTTAGTCGATTTTTTACGCGCCAGCATTCCGCAGATGCGTGGCGATGGGACTGCTTCGCAGGGTCGTCTGGCGCAACAACTCGATGCCGCGCGTGCTTATCTGGGATTGATGCAAGCTCGAATCCCACGACTCACGTTCAGCATTAGCAGCGAAATCGAAGATGCGGCTCTACCGCCCTTACTCTTGATTTCGCTCGTAGAGAATGCTGTCAAACATGGTGTTGAGCCTAAGATAGGGCCGGTGCATATACAGATCTCAGCGCGTCGCCTGCTACAAAATGAAGAGGCACTTTTGGAGGTGCAGGTGTCGGATAATGGGGGTGGTTTTTCCGGCAGTGTTTCGGGCGGCGGTATCGGCTTGGTGAATATCCGCGAGCGCCTGGCGTCCACTTACGGCGCTAGCGCCAGTCTAAGCTTGAAGTCGCTAGCGCAAGGCGGAGTCGCCGCCATTATAGTTTTGCCATTTACCAGCTAA